In Musa acuminata AAA Group cultivar baxijiao chromosome BXJ2-3, Cavendish_Baxijiao_AAA, whole genome shotgun sequence, the following proteins share a genomic window:
- the LOC135607177 gene encoding TOM1-like protein 6 — protein sequence MLSSSSSSATVRVEKATSDLLMGPDWTLNMDICDSVNSDNGQAKDVVKAVKKRLQHKNPKVQFLALTLLETMIKNCGNYVHFQVVEREILQEMVKIVRKKTDMQVRDKILELLDSWQVAFGGAGGKYPQFYLAYADLKRSGVQFPERSSDATLIFTPAGHATNETTHPPIGYGMPSNSALRLDEAMASEMAKLSLSDLASMQSVMELLSEMLKAVNPNDRSAVKDEVIIDLVNQCRSNQTRLMQLIDSIRDEELLGRGLELNDNLQSLLAKHDAIASGSPLPTEVSESITEHDAITSSSPPPVDVSESITSSRTPVVPQPAAISWYDDGEEDEDDDFAQLARRNSKSKPLGGDSKSAATSGHLSLPNPSDIIPSTVASTMDGASSSEASSELTLPDPPTPVKTATKEQDIVDLLSITLSSNPSPPHTPLTPPVVSDQNGSPPVPSAGQGYPVNQAYIPQNSYTAPWAQTQTHSPSPPRPQPQPEVFLNSSGYPPPPWATSDANASPNSNPFVPTTYQHPAPGAGGFSATYTSMQTSRPVQFYNSFGPRVNNVPTTKTQTNTSLGHKTGKPNSPKPYVYTNRLFDDLLDLRNPSTGPKTSSQNSTFSGTSSQGMINGRK from the exons ATGTTGTCGTCGTCCTCGTCGTCGGCGACGGTCCGGGTGGAGAAGGCCACGAGCGACCTCCTCATGGGGCCAGACTGGACGTTGAACATGGACATCTGCGACTCGGTAAATTCCGACAACGG GCAGGCTAAAGATGTGGTTAAAGCAGTGAAGAAGCGCTTGCAACATAAAAATCCAAAGGTTCAATTTTTGGCTTTAACG CTGTTAGAGACAATGATTAAGAATTGTGGTAACTATGTGCATTTTCAAGTAGTTGAACGTGAAATACTGCAGGAGATGGTCAAAATTGTCAGGAAGAAG ACTGATATGCAAGTGAGAGACAAGATTTTGGAATTGCTGGACTCATGGCAAGTAGCATTTGGTGGGGCTGGAGGAAAGTATCCTCAGTTTTACTTGGCATATGCTGACTTAAAG AGATCTGGAGTGCAGTTCCCAGAACGCTCCTCTGACGCTACATTAATTTTTACTCCTGCTGGACATGCAACAAATGAAACCACTCATCCTCCTATAGGGTATGGGATGCCTAGCAATTCTGCTTTAAGACTGGATGAAGCTATGGCATCTGAGATGGCAAAATTGAG TTTATCAGATTTGGCCAGCATGCAGAGTGTGATGGAGCTGTTAAGCGAGATGCTGAAAGCTGTGAATCCAAATGATCGCAGT GCTGTTAAAGATGAAGTGATTATAGATCTTGTCAACCAGTGTCGCTCCAACCAAACGAGGCTGATGCAATTGATTGATTCAATCAG GGATGAGGAGCTTCTGGGTCGAGGCCTTGAATTAAATGATAATTTGCAAAGTCTACTCGCAAAGCATGATGCAATAGCCTCTGGTTCACCTCTGCCAACTGAAGTATCTGAATCTATCACAGAGCACGATGCAATAACCTCTAGTTCACCTCCCCCTGTTGATGTATCTGAATCTATCACAAGTTCAAGGACTCCTGTTGTACCTCAACCTGCAGCAATAAGTTGGTATGATGATGGAGAGGAAGACGAGGATGATGATTTTGCTCAGTTGGCCCGCAG GAACTCCAAAAGCAAGCCATTGGGTGGTGATAGCAAATCTGCTGCAACCAGTGGTCATTTGTCCTTGCCAAACCCGAGTGACATTATCCCTTCAACAGTTGCATCAACCATGGATGGAGCATCATCCTCCGAGGCAAGTAGCGAATTGACACTGCCTGATCCTCCAACCCCAGTGAAGACTGCCACAAAAGAGCAAGATATAGTCGATCTTCTCAGTATTACCTTGTCATCAAACCCATCTCCTCCCCATACTCCTTTAACACCTCCAGTTGTGTCTGACCAAAATGGATCTCCGCCAGTTCCCTCAGCTGGACAAGGTTATCCTGTAAACCAAGCATACATTCCCCAAAACAGCTACACTGCACCATGGGCTCAAACCCAGACTCATTCTCCATCTCCACCACGTCCACAACCTCAACCCGAGGTGTTCTTGAACTCATCTGGTTATCCACCTCCACCATGGGCTACTTCTGATGCCAATGCCAGTCCCAATTCCAATCCCTTTGTACCAACCACTTACCAACATCCTGCACCCGGAGCTGGTGGATTTTCCGCTACTTACACCTCCATGCAGACTTCTCGCCCTGTGCAGTTCTACAATTCATTCGGCCCGAGAGTCAATAATGTCCCAACGACCAAAACACAGACAAATACCAGCCTTGGGCACAAGACAGGGAAGCCAAATTCTCCTAAACCTTATGTCTACACTAACAGGTTATTCGATGATCTGCTAGACTTGCGAAATCCCAGTACAGGTCCGAAGACAAGCAGCCAAAATTCTACATTCTCCGGCACATCCAGCCAAGGCATGATAAACgggagaaaataa
- the LOC103977796 gene encoding U2 small nuclear ribonucleoprotein B'', whose product MVAMLSGDIPPNQTIYINNLNEKVKKEELKRSLYALFSQYGRILDVVTLKTPKLRGQAWVVFAEVPAASNAVRQMQRFPFYDKPMRIQYAKTKSDCVAKADGTYVPREKKKKQEEKAAEKKRRFEEAQQSASAANAQTNGGLSASQASRQGKTSSQEPMAAPNNILFIQNLPHETTSMMLQILFQQYPGFSEVRMIEAKPGIAFVEFADDVQASIAMQALQGFKITPQNPMVITYAKK is encoded by the exons ATGGTAGCGATGCTTTCCGGCGATATCCCTCCGAATCAAACAATTTACATCAACAATCTGAATGAAAAGGTCAAGAAAGAAG AACTGAAGCGATCCCTCTATGCTCTATTTTCCCAATATGGAAGAATTTTGGATGTGGTGACCCTAAAAACACCAAAACTTCGTGGCCAGGCATGGGTGGTCTTCGCTGAAGTTCCAGCTGCTAGTAATGCAGTACGACAAATGCAAAGATTCCCATTCTATGATAAACCAATG AGAATACAGTATGCAAAAacaaaatctgattgtgttgcaaAAGCTGATGGGACATATGttccaagagaaaagaaaaagaagcaagaaGAAAAGG CTGCTGAAAAGAAACGCCGATTTGAGGAGGCTCAGCAATCTGCTTCTGCTGCTAATGCTCAAACTAATGGAGGGCTGTCT GCTTCGCAAGCTTCTCGCCAAGGAAAGACCAGTTCTCAGGAGCCCATGGCTGCTCCCAACAACATCCTTTTCATACAAAACCTGCCTCATGAAACAACAAGCATGATGCTTCAAATCCTTTTCCAGCAATACCCTGGTTTCAGTGAAGTCCGCATGATCGAAGCAAAGCCGGGCATTGCATTTGTGGAGTTCGCCGATGATGTGCAGGCTTCAATCGCAATGCAAGCTCTCCAAGGTTTCAAGATCACCCCGCAAAACCCAATGGTCATCACCTACGCTAAGAAATGA
- the LOC135607179 gene encoding WRKY transcription factor WRKY24-like, with the protein MASSTRSLGSSAASIYATFTELLTGVGNSQGEDMTRLEMSRELAGGDTGGTSKFKSAPPPFLPLSPPPPSASFSFPTSLSLAELLESPLLLPSSSMLPSPTTGSLPAQHLNWSFSANSQDGAYSDFCFQTQGGERKPEVKVEDVVPIHASSSQAVRGQRRSDDGYNWRKYGQKQIKGSENPVGYYKCTYPDCPTKKKVEMSTDGEITEIVYKGNHNHPKPLSTRKLSAPLPSQTSDHCFADPVLTPENSSVSCCGSEAKEFDDDEHDAKRSRKEDEGKCFSAPGNRTVREPRVVVQTPSDVDILDDGYRWRKYGQKVVKANRNPRSYYKCTSNGCPVRKHVERASNDPRSVITTYEGKHNHDVPAARTPQPDSAMADHVNLFPY; encoded by the exons ATGGCTTCTTCCACGAGGAGCTTGGGGAGCTCAGCTGCGTCTATCTACGCCACCTTCACTGAGCTGTTGACAGGCGTCGGTAATAGCCAAGGCGAGGACATGACAAGGCTTGAGATGAGCCGGGAATTGGCAGGGGGTGATACAGGTGGCACATCCAAGTTCAAGTCTGCACCTCCTCCCTTCCTGCctctctcccctcctcctccatctGCTTCCTTCTCTTTCCCAACCAGCCTCAGCCTTGCCGAGCTCTTGGAATCTCcactcctcctcccctcttcctCT ATGTTGCCTTCTCCAACCACTGGTTCTCTCCCTGCACAGCATCTGAACTGGAGCTTCTCTGCTAATTCACAGGATGGAGCCTACTCCGACTTCTGTTTCCAAACCCAG GGAGGAGAACGAAAACCCGAAGTCAAAGTTGAAGATGTTGTCCCAATTCATGCAAGTTCTTCTCAGGCCGTGAGAGGGCAGAGGAGATCAGATGATGGATACAACTGGAGGAAGTATGGCCAGAAACAGATTAAGGGAAGCGAGAACCCGGTCGGCTATTACAAGTGCACTTATCCCGATTGCCCAACGAAGAAGAAGGTGGAGATGTCCACTGATGGAGAGATTACTGAGATCGTGTACAAGGGcaaccacaaccacccaaagcctcTGTCCACCAGAAAGCTTTCAGCTCCTCTGCCTTCCCAGACATCCGATCATTGCTTTGCTGATCCAGTTCTGACACCTGAGAATTCATCAGTTTCTTGCTGTGGATCTGAGGCAAAGGAATTCGACGACGACGAGCACGACGCGAAGCGCTC GAGGAAGGAAGATGAGGGTAAGTGCTTCTCAGCTCCCGGAAACAGGACAGTTCGTGAGCCGAGAGTGGTGGTGCAGACTCCCAGCGACGTTGACATTCTTGACGATGGATATCGATGGAGGAAGTACGGGCAGAAGGTGGTCAAGGCGAATCGAAATCCCAG GAGCTACTACAAGTGCACCAGTAATGGCTGCCCGGTTAGGAAGCATGTGGAGAGGGCATCAAACGACCCGAGATCGGTGATCACCACGTACGAGGGAAAGCACAACCATGATGTTCCTGCAGCTAGAACACCTCAACCTGATTCAGCCATGGCTGATCATGTTAACCTCTTCCCCTACTAA
- the LOC135607178 gene encoding patellin-6-like, whose amino-acid sequence MEASQATSEPVHSSKPATKRSLLSSLMEATAGATAVSTVPDSSPSFKEDTYLLSTLKSSEQKALRELKQLLSASPTPISMWGVPLAPSAPGDDRADVVLLKFLRARDFDAGQAHDMLLRCAEWRREFGADGVAEEELVGFKELEGVVAYMHGWDRRGHPVCYNAYGVFRDKAVYESVLGNPEKLKRFLRWRIQVMERGVRLLQLRPGGVNSIIQVTDLKDMPKRQLRAASNHILSLFQDNYPEMVTRKVFVNVPWYFTVMYSMIGPFLTERTKSKFVIAREGHVAETLYRFIRPEFMPVQYGGLSRPGDLQNGPPKPATEFTIKGGERMSLEIDGIEGGATITWDMVVGGWDLDYGAEYVPSDAGGYTVVVEKTRRIPATANEPIHHVFTAKEAGKMVLSVDNTNSRRRKVAAYRYFVCRSSSS is encoded by the exons ATGGAGGCATCTCAAGCAACCAGTGAGCCCGTTCATTCTTCCAAACCTGCCACCAAGCGAAGCCTGTTGAGCTCTCTCATGGAGGCCACAGCCGGCGCCACGGCGGTCTCCACCGTCCCCGACAGCTCCCCTTCGTTCAAGGAGGACACCTACCTCCTCTCCACCCTCAAGTCGTCCGAGCAGAAGGCACTTCGGGAGCTCAAGCAGCTCCTCTCCGCCTCCCCCACGCCCATCTCCATGTGGGGCGTGCCACTCGCCCCCTCTGCGCCCGGCGACGACCGGGCCGACGTCGTCCTCCTCAAGTTCCTGCGAGCCCGCGACTTCGACGCGGGGCAGGCACACGACATGTTGCTGCGGTGCGCGGAGTGGCGACGGGAGTTCGGCGCCGACGGGGTGGCGGAGGAGGAGCTGGTGGGGTTCAAGGAGCTGGAGGGCGTGGTGGCGTACATGCACGGCTGGGACCGGCGCGGCCACCCCGTGTGCTACAACGCCTACGGCGTATTCAGGGATAAGGCCGTGTACGAGAGCGTGCTGGGCAACCCCGAGAAGCTGAAGCGCTTCCTCCGGTGGCGCATCCAGGTCATGGAGCGCGGCGTCCGCCTGCTCCAGCTCCGTCCCGGCGGCGTCAACTCCATCATCCAGGTTACCGACCTCAAGGACATGCCCAAGCGCCAGCTCCGCGCCGCCTCCAATCACATCCTCTCCCTCTTTCAGGACAATTACCCTGAAATGGTCACGAGAAAG GTGTTCGTCAACGTGCCGTGGTATTTTACCGTGATGTACTCAATGATCGGTCCATTTCTGACGGAGAGGACGAAGAGCAAGTTCGTGATCGCCAGAGAAGGGCATGTGGCTGAGACACTCTACAG GTTCATCAGGCCGGAATTCATGCCGGTGCAGTACGGAGGGCTGAGCAGGCCCGGGGATCTCCAGAACGGCCCACCCAAGCCAGCCACCGAGTTCACCATCAAAGGTGGAGAAAGAATGAGCCTTGAGATCGACGGCATTGAG GGAGGGGCGACCATCACCTGGGACATGGTGGTGGGAGGATGGGACTTAGACTACGGCGCTGAGTACGTGCCGAGCGACGCTGGAGGCTACACGGTCGTCGTGGAGAAGACGAGGAGAATTCCGGCCACGGCAAATGAGCCGATCCACCATGTGTTCACTGCCAAGGAGGCAGGGAAGATGGTGCTGTCCGTAGACAACACCAACTCGAGGAGAAGGAAGGTGGCTGCTTACAGATACTTCGTCTGCAGATCATCATCTTCTTAG
- the LOC103977798 gene encoding laccase-3: protein MEVLKDSIIQCLLLLLLFGCASAEVHHHEFVVEATPVKRLCRTHNIITVNGQYPGPTLAVRDGDTLVVNVINRAKYNVTLHWHGVRQLRTAWADGPEFVTQCPIRPGGSYTYRFTIEEQEGTLWWHAHSSWLRATVHGALIIYPKHGSYPFPKPKKEIPVILGEWWNEDPIRVVRRAARTGAAPNVSDAFTINGQPGDLYKCSNKETTVFTVAPGETNLLRFINAALNNEHFISIAGHKMTVVAADAAYTKPFTTSVLMLAPGQTTDVLLTADQPAGRYYMAAHAYASARGVAFDNTTTTAILEYTNSGCPTKNRPGVRPAFPVLPAFNDTPTATAFAAGIRSPRPVKIPSPIDHHLFFTVGLGLFNCPPGRRCSGPNGTRFGASMNNVSFQLPTRLSILQAYHLGVRGVFTTDFPAAPPVQFDYTAANISRALWQPVPGTKLYPLKYGSVVQLVLQGTNIFAGEEHPMHIHGYHFYVLATGFGNFDPARDAANFNLVDPPLRNTVGVPVNGWAVIRFVADNPGVWLMHCHLDVHITWGLAMAFLVENGVGKLQSLEPPPADLPRC, encoded by the exons ATGGAGGTTCTCAAGGACTCGATCATCCAATGcttgctgttgttgctgctgttTGGCTGTGCCAGTGCTGAAGTCCACCACCATGAGTTCGTG gTGGAAGCGACGCCAGTGAAGAGGCTGTGCAGGACCCACAACATCATCACAGTCAACGGCCAGTATCCCGGCCCGACGCTGGCGGTCAGGGACGGGGACACGCTCGTGGTCAACGTCATCAACCGGGCCAAGTACAACGTCACGCTTCACTG GCACGGCGTTCGGCAGCTGCGGACGGCGTGGGCTGACGGCCCCGAGTTCGTGACGCAGTGCCCCATCAGGCCCGGCGGCAGCTACACGTACCGGTTCACGATCGAGGAGCAGGAAGGCACGCTGTGGTGGCACGCGCACAGCTCCTGGCTCAGAGCCACCGTCCACGGCGCTCTCATCATCTACCCTAAACATGGCTCCTACCCTTTCCCTAAGCCCAAGAAAGAAATCCCCGTTATCCTTG GGGAGTGGTGGAACGAGGATCCCATTCGTGTAGTGCGGCGGGCGGCGAGGACCGGAGCCGCCCCAAATGTGTCCGATGCCTTCACAATCAATGGCCAGCCCGGCGATCTCTACAAATGCTCCAACAAAG AGACGACGGTGTTCACGGTGGCGCCCGGTGAGACCAACCTGCTGCGGTTCATCAACGCGGCCCTCAACAACGAGCACTTCATCAGCATCGCTGGCCACAAAATGACGGTGGTGGCGGCCGACGCCGCCTACACCAAGCCCTTCACCACCTCGGTCCTTATGCTGGCGCCGGGGCAGACGACCGACGTGCTCCTCACAGCCGACCAGCCGGCCGGGCGCTACTACATGGCCGCCCACGCCTACGCCAGCGCTCGCGGCGTCGCCTTCGacaacaccaccaccaccgccattcTCGAGTACACCAACAGCGGGTGCCCCACCAAGAACCGCCCCGGAGTCCGCCCAGCGTTCCCGGTGCTCCCGGCCTTCAACGACACGCCCACCGCCACTGCCTTCGCCGCCGGCATCAGAAGCCCACGCCCCGTCAAGATACCTAGCCCCATCGACCACCACCTCTTCTTCACCGTTGGACTGGGCCTGTTCAACTGCCCACCCGGCCGGCGCTGCAGCGGCCCCAACGGAACCCGTTTCGGCGCCAGCATGAACAACGTCTCCTTCCAGCTGCCCACCCGCCTCTCCATCCTGCAAGCCTATCACCTGGGAGTGCGGGGGGTGTTCACCACCGACTTCCCGGCGGCGCCACCGGTGCAGTTCGATTACACCGCCGCCAACATCAGCCGGGCGCTGTGGCAGCCTGTGCCAGGGACGAAGTTGTACCCGCTCAAGTACGGGTCGGTGGTGCAGCTGGTGCTGCAGGGCACCAACATCTTCGCGGGGGAGGAGCACCCCATGCACATCCACGGGTACCACTTTTACGTGCTGGCGACCGGGTTCGGCAACTTCGACCCCGCGAGGGACGCCGCCAACTTCAACCTGGTGGACCCGCCGCTGCGGAACACGGTGGGGGTGCCGGTGAACGGGTGGGCGGTGATCCGGTTCGTGGCGGACAACCCGGGGGTGTGGCTGATGCACTGCCACCTCGACGTGCACATCACCTGGGGCTTGGCCATGGCGTTCCTGGTGGAGAACGGCGTCGGCAAGCTGCAGTCTCTGGAGCCGCCTCCGGCTGACCTTCCTCGGTGCTGA